In the Lepus europaeus isolate LE1 unplaced genomic scaffold, mLepTim1.pri SCAFFOLD_559, whole genome shotgun sequence genome, one interval contains:
- the MSLN gene encoding mesothelin: protein MALLTDPLGPCRTPPHHRLLLLLLGLAWVPQAVQTQQDTTLLNQVLATPDLASRAPGRPLGLTCTALSGLSMERVWELAAALRQKNATLQPDQLRCLARRLMELGVPEDLDAFPPELLPFLNPATLPWPGACAVFSHIAEAHMGKLPAPERRRLLSYALACRGVWGSRVTAADVRALGVLACDLPGRFVASSADVLLPRLAGCPGPLDQDQLEAARAALQGGGPPYGPPSTWSVSTLGALRGLLAALDPAISHSIPKDIISAGLRHTFPDPPRRQPELALVHPRLRRDTQEAACPLGQKPTVVDERLFFYTDWELRACVDGALLDAKMDRVNAIPFTNEQLAILKSKLDEFYPQGYPESLTRRLGYFFLTMKPVDILKWNVTSLDTVLALLHVSRGQEMDAQVAALVSRYLLGRNHLDQELLDALAGFRPTYLCALSPEQLQQVQPGVLWAVGPRDLDACGPRQLGVLYPKALSAFRNVSGPEHFAKILLFLGGASTDDLRALSRENASLDVAAFRRLRAEVVAPLTVAEVRGLLGAHVVELKGAEEDSPVRDWVFRQPQAELDTLQLGLLGGVPDGYLVLDLSFQEAHARAPARLGPGCLLATMPALLLALTPR, encoded by the exons GACACCACACTGCTCAACCAAGTCCTGGCCACACCTGACCTCGCCAG CCGTGCCCCAGGCCGCCCTCTGGGCCTCACGTGTACCGCCCTGTCGGGCCTGAGCATGGAACGTGTCTGGGAGCTGGCCGCGGCCCTGAGGCAGAAGAACGCCACGCTCCAGCCGGACCAG CTGCGCTGTCTGGCGCGTCGCCTCATGGAGCTCGGAGTCCCCGAGGACCTGGACGCCTTCCCACCAGAGCTGCTCCCCTTCCTCAA CCCTGCCACGCtcccctggcctggggcctgtgCCGTCTTCTCCCACATTGCCGAGGCCCACATGGGCAAGCTTCCCGCCCCCGAGCGCCGGCGGCTGCTGTCTTATGCGCTGGCCTGCAGG GGTGTGTGGGGCTCTCGGGTGACTGCGGCCGACGTGCGGGCTCTGGGCGTCCTGGCCTGCGATCTCCCTGGCCGCTTTGTGGCCAGCTCGGCGGACGtgctgctccccaggctggcAGGCTGCCCGGGACCCCTGGACCAGGACCAGCTGGAGGCAGCCAGGGCGGCTCTGCAGGGTGGAGGACCCCCCTACGG CCCCCCATCGACGTGGTCGGTCTCTACCCTGGGCGCTCTGCGGGGCCTGCTGGCCGCGCTGGACCCGGCCATCAGCCACAGCATCCCAAAG GACATCATCAGCGCTGGGCTGCGTCACACCTTCCCCGACCCACCCCGGAGGCAGCCTGAGCTGGCCCTCGTCCACCCCAGGCTCCGGCGGGACACACAGG AGGCCGCCTGCCCCCTGGGGCAGAAGCCCACCGTGGTGGACGAGCGCCTGTTCTTCTACACGGACTGGGAGCTGCGGGCCTGCGTGGACGGGGCCCTGCTGGACGCCAAGATGGACCGCGTGAACGCGATCCCCTTCACCAACGAGCAGCTGGCCATCCTGAAGAGCAAACTGGACGAG TTCTACCCCCAAGGCTACCCCGAGTCCCTGACCCGGCGCCTGGGCTACTTCTTCCTGACCATGAAGCCTGTGGACATCCTTAAGTGGAACGTCACCTCCCTGGacacggtgctggccctgctgcACGTCAGCAGAGGCCAGGAGATGGACGCCCAG GTGGCCGCCCTTGTTTCCCGCTACCTGCTGGGGAGGAACCATCTGGACCAGGAGCTCCTAGACGCCCTGGCCGGCTTCCGCCCCACCTACCTGTGTGCGCTCAGCCCCGAgcagctgcagcaggtgcagcccggcGTCCTGTGGGCGGTGGGGCCCCGGGACCTGGACGCCTGCGGCCCAAGGCAGCTGGGCGTCCTGTACCCCAAGGCCCTCTCGGCGTTCCGGAACGTGAGCGGGCCCGAGCACTTCGCCAAGATCCTGCTCTTCCTGG GCGGGGCCTCCACGGACGACCTGCGGGCGCTCAGTCGGGAGAACGCGAGCCTGGACGTGGCTGCCTTTCGGCGGCTGCGGGCGGAGGTCGTGGCG ccgctgaCTGTGGCCGAGGTGCGAGGCCTCCTGGGCGCACACGTGGTGGAGCTGAAGGGCGCGGAGGAGGACAGCCCCGTGCGGGACTGGGTGTTCCGGCAGCCGCAGGCCGAGCTGGACACgctgcagctggggctgctggggggcgTCCCCGACGGCTACCTGGTCCTGGACCTCAGCTTCCAAg AGGCCCATGCCAGGGCTCCTGCACGCCTCGGACCCGGATGCCTGCTGGCCACCATGCCGGCTCTGCTGCTGGCTCTGACCCCGCGCTGA